A genomic window from Lotus japonicus ecotype B-129 chromosome 1, LjGifu_v1.2 includes:
- the LOC130728593 gene encoding F-box protein At5g39250, protein MASEEVLKAVFPFLESVDLASCMSVSKQWNDIARDDFFWKCLCGKRWPSICKRPNPPSVTYYQLYKTFHKRQHRRTLLPPRISFDDLEFFIDIWAENTLLFSEVVPGSVLQTGFKIPPSGVCDLLKYNLEGSEYKMTFPVEPRFTIPSGQNQNVSVSVMVGRKDSNKVARVINKSMFDYIDRSSYRALAFDYLDISPGYPFTTGIRAWISLLFMEDGNEDLMHVFGIQMDFCDVANSKEEVLWLLDILDWK, encoded by the coding sequence ATGGCATCTGAAGAGGTTTTAAAGGCTGTTTTCCCTTTCCTTGAGAGTGTTGATCTTGCTTCCTGTATGTCTGTCTCTAAGCAGTGGAATGACATAGCTAGAGATGACTTCTTTTGGAAATGTCTGTGTGGCAAGAGATGGCCCTCAATCTGCAAGCGACCTAATCCTCCTTCTGTAACCTACTACCAGCTATATAAAACCTTTCATAAACGCCAGCATCGTAGAACTCTTCTCCCTCCGAGAATTTCTTTTGATGATTTGGAGTTCTTCATTGACATTTGGGCTGAAAATACTTTACTCTTCTCCGAAGTGGTGCCTGGCTCTGTCCTGCAGACAGGTTTCAAAATTCCACCATCTGGAGTTTGCGACTTGCTCAAATATAACCTGGAGGGTTCTGAATACAAGATGACTTTTCCTGTTGAACCTAGGTTTACTATCCCTTCAGGACAAAATCAGAATGTCAGTGTCTCAGTGATGGTTGGGCGAAAGGATTCAAATAAGGTTGCACGTGTCATAAATAAGTCCATGTTTGATTACATTGATCGTTCATCATACAGAGCCTTGGCATTTGATTACCTGGACATATCCCCTGGCTACCCTTTTACGACTGGCATCCGAGCATGGATTTCGTTGCTATTCATGGAAGATGGAAATGAAGATCTTATGCATGTATTTGGGATCCAAATGGATTTCTGTGATGTAGCAAATTCTAAGGAAGAAGTTTTGTGGCTGCTGGACATCCTTGATTGGAAGTAA